Proteins found in one Aethina tumida isolate Nest 87 chromosome 1, icAetTumi1.1, whole genome shotgun sequence genomic segment:
- the LOC109609495 gene encoding uncharacterized protein LOC109609495 — protein sequence MPALIVPLRKKINEAQTLDCEKLFGSDRLQQVNTKTSTKKIILVSVIAILYILYYFTIFIELLRVFASGNQQMEESPGSIDENDIFTSWSTSDFIKAFIWSNLEILFSIGIIIGIAMNVLWLLWPWLCLNIFSVILLVVVISLDTTGNHEYLVYNLLHGCAQAVSLWIVYKQFN from the exons ATGCCTGCGTTAATAGTACCTTTacgaaaaaaaatcaatgaagcTCAAACATT AGACTGTGAAAAGTTATTTGGATCGGACAG ATTGCAACAAGTGAATACTAAAACTTctacgaaaaaaataatattggtttCAGTAATCgcaatattatacatattgtattatttcacaattttcattGAATTATTGAGGGTATTCGCAAGTGGAAATCAACAGATGGAAGAAAGTCCGGGTTCAATCGACGAAAACGATATATTCACATCATGGTCCACTTCAGATTTCATTAAAGCTTTTATCTGGTCTAATCTAGAGATCTTATTTTCAATTGGAATCATTATTGGAATTGCAATG AACGTGCTGTGGTTATTATGGCCGTggttatgtttaaatatcttttcTGTGATATTGCTTGTGGTTGTTATTTCCCTAGATACAACTGGAAATCATGAATATTTGGTTTACAATTTGCTACATGGAT gtgCCCAGGCAGTATCTTTGTGGATCGTTTAtaagcaatttaattaa
- the LOC109609099 gene encoding nuclear protein localization protein 4 homolog, whose product MSKSKAILLRVQSAEGTKRIEITASSSTSKLFETIYDAFELNSYAFALYKEKNRKGEIASSKTNTIQSQGLKHGDMIYMAPVNGAVLFPSSSSNNQGGEPVDDAEPSTSSGRVTNDPNSSRSNFKNVRSTPNIKEDEVDLLLNKQDGKIQRKRDDKLCRHNANSRCVHCSPLEPYDEAYLKEQNIKHLSFHSYIRKLTSGVDRGKFLALEDLTCRIKEGCKDHPPWPKGICSKCQPNAITLNQQSYRHVDNVAFENTNLVEKFLNYWRTTGHQRVGFMYGTYEVHTDVPLGIRANVVAIYEPPQESTRDSVRLLPDDREQIVESLASELGLRRVGWIFTDLVAEDLQKGTVRHTRNIDSHLLSAQEIITAGYFQNAHPNASRYSGTGAFGSKFVTVCVTGDKSNQVHMEGYQVSNQCMALVRDNCLLPTKDAPELGYIRESSDKQYVPDVYYKEKDSYGNEVSRLGRPLPVEYLLVDVPASTPVTPTYTFNSDTTKQPFPVENRLVDGHIQDFNALTTYLSQFAFNEFFTAINDFHLLLYIATMDMLPMREYMGPLLQALRNKNREAADEWSRSEHWATVEQLIAASSPPPSRPGSVASGSISTAATGTAAGPMWTCPFCTFLNQPEQQNCEMCNLPRSNRSH is encoded by the exons ATGTCTAAGTCAAAAGCAATT ttattgaGGGTGCAGTCGGCCGAGGGCACAAAGAGGATTGAAATAACGGCCAGCTCATCCACCAGCAAACTGTTTGAAACCATCTATGATGCCTTCGAACTGAACAGTTATGCCTTTGCCCTGTACAAGGAGAAAAATAGGAAGGGCGAGATCGCGAGCAGCAAAACTAACACTATTCAGTCGCAGGGACTTAAACATGGGGACATGATCTACATGGCCCCTGTCAATGGTGCTGTGTTGTTCCCTTCTAGT TCAAGTAATAATCAAGGGGGCGAGCCTGTCGATGATGCGGAGCCTTCTACCAGTTCCGGCCGCGTAACTAACGACCCAAACAGTTCCAggtccaattttaaaaatgttagatCTACTCCCAACATTAAGGAAGATGAAGttgatttgttattaaacaaacaagaTGGCAAAATCCAACGTAAACGCGACGAcaaact TTGTCGTCATAATGCAAACTCTAGATGTGTTCATTGTTCACCCTTAGAACCATATGATGAGGCTTATTTAAAAGAGCAAAATATTAAGCATTTATCTTTTCATTCTTACATAAGAAAACTGACTTCAGGAGTTGATAGAGGCAAATTCTTAGCCTTGGAAGATCTAACTTGTAGAATCAAGGAGGGTTGCAAGGATCATCCACCATGGCCAAAGGGCATTTGCTCCAAATGTCAACCCAATGCTATTACACTAAACCAacag AGTTACAGACATGTTGATAATGTGGCATTTGAAAACACCAATTTGGTGGAGAAGTTCTTGAATTATTGGCGCACCACTGGTCATCAAAGAGTTGGTTTTATGTATGGCACTTATGAAGTTCATACTGATGTGCCTTTAG gtatTCGTGCAAATGTGGTGGCAATCTATGAGCCACCTCAGGAATCAACACGCGATTCGGTCCGCCTCTTGCCCGACGACCGCGAACAAATTGTCGAATCTTTGGCTTCAGAATTGGGTTTGCGTCGCGTCGGCTGGATATTCACGGATCTCGTGGCGGAGGACTTGCAAAAGGGAACTGTGCGACACACGCGCAACATCGACAGTCACCTTCTGTCCGCCCAGGAAATTATTACCGCCGGTTACTTCCAGAACGCACATCCGAACGCCAGCCGATACTCTGGCACTGGAGCTTTCGGATCCAAGTTTGTCACTGTTTGTGTTACAG GGGATAAGAGTAATCAGGTGCACATGGAGGGATACCAAGTGTCTAACCAATGCATGGCTTTGGTGCGTGACAACTGCCTTCTACCCACCAAGGACGCTCCAGAGCTCGGCTACATTCGCGAATCATCTGATAAACAATACGTCCCTGATGTTTACTATAAG GAAAAAGATTCATATGGAAACGAAGTGTCTCGATTAGGGCGACCGTTGCCAGTGGAATACCTGCTAGTGGACGTACCCGCTTCAACGCCGGTCACCCCAACCTACACCTTCAACAGCGACACCACCAAACAACCGTTCCCCGTGGAAAACCGTCTGGTCGACGGTCACATCCAGGATTTCAACGCCCTTACCACCTACTTGTCCCAGTTCGCGTTCAACGAATTCTTCACGGCAATCAACGACTTCCATCTACTGCTCTACATTGCCACAATGGATATGTTGCCGATGCGCGAATACATGGGACCGTTGTTACAGGCACTCAGGAACAAGAATCGCGAAGCTGCTGATGAATGGTCCAGATCCGAGCATTGGGCCACGGTAGAACAATTGATTGCAGCCAGTTCTCCGCCTCCCTcaag GCCAGGAAGTGTCGCTTCGGGCAGTATATCCACTGCGGCAACGGGCACGGCGGCCGGACCGATGTGGACGTGCCCGTTCTGTACTTTCTTAAATCAACCAGAACAGCAGAACTGCGAAATGTGCAATCTGCCCAGGTCCAACAGATCACACTAA
- the LOC109609107 gene encoding uncharacterized protein LOC109609107, giving the protein MDCPVPELEELTVCGYCKQKFNDTDQSPKLLSCKHYFCLQCTRTSLTKGPDLYCVYCWKRTEIGDLGPEALPTYAPVLCLAKNFAQLKLKPPDKPNKVISENCHTHAMPLALWCHTCGAPVCRACANTSDHSTHQIKSQVEAKDQLVAELQIDLAAMNKMLAEIQRLAVQQREFLLKILEACVTLKTHVEADLANNASHFELADTRDALAKLRLNLSMAETLTDVHSLCSSVGVEKQRLQLRYQEMYLQCQLDDLIRNSSVIFDFQLLKQALSNIHNGGEPVVYPGNSRILPPNQQNPILFLANYCMSQLYSRHMLSKQTTVNGNMDYHNHNTIAPTNYLSHNPQHLVLSTPKNIYQENNLLMQNMIHSPQIRNPANMCPMYYFNVEVNGTQLGRIVIEVRADVAPKMAKNFGMLTTGEAGMGYKGCQIFQCWEGESVITGDFELNNGRGGRSIFEEPYFLPDDTKLMAVRGTVGMRRTQKRHDNLGMVGSQFRIILQEMRGFTGIFGHVVDGLELVEKISTYGDTAGKPTKNIVIAKCGKL; this is encoded by the exons ATGGATTGTCCGGTGCCAGAACTGGAGGAGCTGACGGTGTGCGGCTACTGCAAGCAGAAGTTCAACGACACCGACCAGAGCCCGAAGTTGCTCAGCTGCAAGCACTACTTCTGTCTGCAGTGCACGAGGACGAGCCTCACCAAAGGGCCGGACCTCTATTGCGTCTACTGCTGGAAGCGCACCGAAATCGGCGATCTAGGACCGGAGGCGTTGCCCACGTACGCACCCGTCTTGTGTCTGGCCAAGAATTTCGCTCAGCTTAAGCTCAAACCGCCTGACAAACCTAACAAG GTGATTTCGGAAAATTGCCACACGCACGCGATGCCGCTGGCGCTGTGGTGTCATACGTGTGGCGCCCCAGTGTGCCGCGCCTGCGCCAACACTTCCGACCATTCGACCCACCAGATTAAGTCCCAGGTGGAGGCTAAAGACCAGCTCGTTGCCGAATTGCAAATCGACCTGGCTGCTATGAACAAAATGCTAGCTGAGATTCAGCGTCTGGCCGTGCAGCAGCGCGAGTTCCTGCTTAAGATCCTGGAGGCGTGCGTCACGCTTAAGACCCACGTAGAAGCGGATCTGGCCAATAACGCATCGCACTTTGAATTGGCCGACACCAGGGATGCGTTGGCGAAACTCAGATTGAATCTGTCGATGGCCGAGACGTTAACGGACGTGCACAGTTTGTGCTCCAGTGTCGGCGTTGAAAAGCAACGATTGCAGCTACGCTATCAG GAGATGTATCTTCAATGTCAACTGGACGATCTAATACGTAATTCGTCCGTGATTTTCGACTTCCAGTTGCTGAAACAGGCGTTGAGCAACATTCATAACGGCGGCGAACCCGTTGTCTATCCGGGCAATTCACGCATTCTGCCGCCAAATCAACAGAATCCCATACTGTTCCTCGCCAACTATTGCATGTCACAACTGTACTCGCGTCATATGTTATCCAAACag ACAACTGTGAACGGTAACATGGATTATCACAATCACAACACGATCGCCCCAACCAATTATCTCAGCCACAATCCGCAACATCTTGTGTTATCCACCCCCAAAAACATCTACCAGGAGAACAACCTGCTGATGCAGAACATGATCCATTCGCCACAAATCCGCAACCCGGCCAATATGTGTCCCATGTACTACTTCAACGTCGAG GTAAACGGTACACAATTGGGCAGGATCGTCATTGAAGTGCGGGCGGACGTGGCACCGAAAATGGCGAAGAATTTCGGCATGCTGACCACAGGTGAAGCGGGCATGGGTTACAAGGGCTGTCAAATATTCCAGTGTTGGGAAGGCGAGAGCGTGATCACAGGAGATTTCGAATTGAACAACGGCAGAGGCGGACGCAGCATCTTCGAGGAGCCCTATTTTCTGCCGGACGACACGAAATTGATGGCGGTCAGGGGAACGGTGGGAATGCGACGTACCCAGAAGCGCCACGACAATCTCGGTATGGTCGGATCGCAGTTCCGGATCATATTGCAGGAGATGCGCGGATTTACCG GGATCTTTGGCCACGTTGTAGACGGTTTGGAGCTGGTGGAAAAGATCAGCACGTACGGCGACACGGCTGGCAAACCGACGAAGAACATCGTCATCGCAAAATGCGGCAAGTTGTAG